A stretch of the Vitis vinifera cultivar Pinot Noir 40024 chromosome 16, ASM3070453v1 genome encodes the following:
- the LOC100266545 gene encoding uncharacterized protein LOC100266545 has product MAKATVAGLISALASAALSVDHAYADGPFNFPPFSSSSPAPSPPKAAPEAPPPSDVETSKRVRNDNPRTTSAGFDPEALERGAKALREITSSSHAKKVFEVTKKQEETRQAEFTAKSAEFKAMQAHAETERQKVIYEEQKKLAQQQAQIKSQMARYEDELARKRMQAENEHQRARNQELVKMQEESSIRQEQARRATEEQIQAQRRQTEREKAEIERETIRVRAMAEAEGRAHEAKLAEDVNRRMLVERASAEREKWVAAINTTFDHIGGGLRAILTDQNKLVVAVGGVTALAAGIYTTREGAKVIWSYVDRILGQPSLIRESSRGKYPWSGLFSHRMSTLLRGTEKGSSLTNGKGFGDVILHPSLQKRIEQLASATANTKSHQAPFRNMLFYGPPGTGKTMAARELAKKSGLDYALMTGGDVAPLGSQAVTKIHQLFDWAKKSRKGLLLFIDEADAFLCERNKTYMSEAQRSALNALLFRTGDQSKDIVLALATNRPGDLDSAMADRIDEVLEFPLPGEDERFKLLKLYLDKYIAHAGEKKSSWFKQLFQRQQQKIEIKGLTDEVIREAAAKTEGFSGREIAKLMASVQAAVYGSENCVLDSNLFREVVDYKVAEHQQRKKLAASDGGSI; this is encoded by the exons ATGGCCAAAGCAACTGTTGCAGGGCTGATTTCAGCCCTCGCTTCTGCGGCCTTGTCAGTCGACCATGCTTACGCAGATGGACCATTCAATTTCCCCCCATTTTCTTCATCTTCCCCAGCGCCCTCACCACCGAAGGCTGCTCCTGAAGCTCCTCCGCCGTCCGATGTGGAGACTTCTAAGCGGGTCCGAAATGACAATCCGCGGACGACGTCGGCGGGGTTCGATCCAGAGGCGTTGGAGCGAGGCGCCAAGGCGTTGAGGGAGATTACGTCTTCTTCGCACGCCAAAAAG GTGTTTGAGGTTACAAAGAAACAAGAGGAAACAAGGCAGGCAGAGTTCACTGCTAAGTCAGCAGAGTTTAAGGCTATGCAAGCACATGCTGAAACC GAGAGACAGAAGGTGATatatgaagaacaaaaaaagttaGCTCAGCAACAGGCACAAATAAAATCCCAGATGGCACGTTATGAGGATGAATTGGCGAGGAAAAGGATGCAG GCTGAGAATGAACATCAAAGAGCAAGGAATCAGGAACTTGTAAAAATGCAAGAAGAATCATCGATTAGGCAGGAGCAAGCTCGACGAGCAACAGAAGAACAGATTCAAGCACAGCGTCGGCAGACTGAAAGGGAAAAAGCGGAGATAGAACGGGAAACAATCCGAGTGAGGGCTATGGCAGAAGCAGAAGGGAGAGCCCATGAAGCAAAGCTAGCTGAAGACGTTAATAGACGAATGCTTGTAGAACGTGCAAGTGCAGAGAGGGAAAAATGGGTTGCTGCCATAAATACAACTTTTGATCACATTGGAG GGGGTTTGCGGGCCATACTAACAGATCAAAATAAGCTGGTTGTAGCAGTTGGGGGAGTAACAGCTCTTGCTGCCGGGATCTACACAACAAG AGAAGGTGCAAAGGTGATTTGGAGCTATGTGGATAGAATATTGGGACAACCATCATTGATCAGAGAGTCCTCCAGAGGAAAATATCCTTGGTCAGGCTTGTTTTCTCATAGGATGAGCACTCTATTACGTGGTACTGAAAAAGGGTCTTCTTTAACAAATGGAAAAGGGTTTGGGGATGTGATTTTACATCCTTCACTTCAGAAGAGAATAGAACAGCTGGCTAGTGCAACTGCCAATACAAAATCCCATCAGGCTCCATTTCGGAACATGCTCTTCTATGGCCCTCCTGGAACAGGAAAGACAATGGCTGCTAGAGAGCTGGCTAAAAAATCT GGGTTAGATTATGCATTGATGACTGGTGGAGATGTAGCACCGCTGGGATCACAGGCTGTGACCAAGATACACCAGTTGTTCGATTGGGCTAAAAAGTCTCGGAAGGGTTTGTTGCTTTTTATTGATGAAGCAGATGCATTTTTGTGCGA GCGGAACAAAACCTACATGAGTGAAGCTCAAAGGAGCGCCCTCAACGCCCTTCTTTTCCGCACAGGCGACCAGTCCAAGGACATAGTCCTTGCTCTTGCCACCAACCGACCTGGTGATCTTGATTCGGCCATGGCAGATCGCATTGACGAAGTCCTGGAATTCCCTTTGCCCGGAGAAGACGAACGATTCAAGCTGCTGAAGCTCTATCTGGACAAGTACATAGCCCATGCTGGAGAGAAAAAATCCAGCTGGTTCAAGCAATTGTTCCAGAGACAACAGCAGAAGATAGAGATCAAGGGATTGACAGATGAGGTTATAAGAGAAGCAGCAGCTAAAACCGAGGGATTCTCAGGGAGGGAGATAGCAAAACTGATGGCAAGCGTTCAAGCGGCGGTATACGGGAGCGAAAACTGTGTACTTGATTCAAACCTTTTTAGAGAAGTGGTAGATTACAAAGTAGCTGAGCACCAACAGAGGAAGAAACTGGCAGCTTCTGATGGAGGTAgcatttga